Proteins found in one Syntrophorhabdaceae bacterium genomic segment:
- a CDS encoding ACP S-malonyltransferase: MEEACPKGKGGMVALIGADMAKIGPVLQEISHDDYVAVPANLNSAEQVVLSGNMEALKEGVERLKGTGYKKAIFLNVSGPFHSPLMRDAAEKLKEELTKINQGAMNTPVVFNVDGTPGDDGGIVIDRLYRQMFSPVLWEVSVRRMIAEGVEIFLEVGPQKVLTNLIRRIEPNVPCYNVESLEDIEAVKGIL; encoded by the coding sequence ATGGAAGAGGCATGTCCGAAAGGGAAGGGAGGGATGGTCGCCCTCATCGGCGCAGATATGGCAAAGATAGGACCTGTCCTCCAGGAGATATCCCATGATGATTATGTCGCTGTTCCGGCGAACCTGAACTCCGCAGAGCAGGTGGTCCTTTCCGGCAACATGGAGGCCCTGAAGGAAGGCGTCGAGAGGTTGAAGGGGACAGGGTACAAGAAGGCGATTTTTCTCAATGTCTCCGGTCCTTTCCATAGTCCGCTCATGAGGGACGCGGCGGAGAAACTGAAAGAGGAACTCACAAAGATTAATCAGGGCGCCATGAACACGCCTGTTGTATTTAACGTCGACGGGACGCCCGGGGATGACGGGGGTATCGTTATTGACAGGTTATACCGTCAGATGTTCTCACCGGTTTTGTGGGAGGTGTCTGTCAGGAGAATGATCGCAGAGGGAGTAGAGATCTTTCTTGAGGTAGGTCCCCAGAAGGTCCTTACGAACCTTATCAGGAGAATAGAGCCGAATGTGCCCTGTTACAATGTGGAATCTTTGGAAGATATAGAGGCAGTGAAAGGTATATTATAA
- the fabG gene encoding 3-oxoacyl-[acyl-carrier-protein] reductase gives MNDTVTIVTGGSQGIGRAIAEFLADKGGDIAIFDIIDGDEVAGIIRNKGRRCLFYQVDVADLQAVGEAVDGVVKEMGKVNNLVNNAGITSDKLLLRMKEEDWDRVIRVNLKSVFSCTKAVIRHMLKTGGSIVNISSIAGVMGNAGQANYAASKAGIIGFTKSVAKEYGERGIRVNAVAPGFVRTRMTDALDDKTKEGMLKAIPLKRFGEPVDIAYLVYFLISGYGTYITGEVINVNGGLYM, from the coding sequence ATGAATGATACTGTTACCATAGTGACAGGCGGCTCCCAGGGCATTGGCCGGGCCATAGCTGAATTTCTGGCCGATAAGGGCGGCGACATAGCGATATTCGATATTATCGATGGCGATGAAGTTGCCGGCATCATCAGGAATAAAGGACGGAGATGCCTGTTCTACCAGGTGGATGTTGCTGATCTCCAGGCCGTCGGCGAGGCCGTTGATGGTGTGGTGAAGGAGATGGGGAAGGTCAACAATCTGGTCAATAACGCGGGGATAACATCCGACAAGTTGTTGCTGAGGATGAAAGAAGAAGACTGGGACAGGGTAATCCGGGTCAATCTGAAAAGTGTATTCAGTTGTACGAAGGCAGTGATCAGACACATGCTGAAGACCGGCGGAAGTATCGTCAATATTTCATCCATAGCAGGGGTCATGGGCAACGCCGGACAGGCAAATTACGCGGCCAGCAAGGCAGGCATCATTGGTTTCACAAAAAGTGTCGCCAAAGAGTATGGCGAGCGGGGAATACGGGTGAACGCCGTTGCCCCTGGTTTTGTAAGGACCAGGATGACCGATGCGCTGGATGATAAGACAAAAGAAGGGATGTTAAAGGCGATCCCCCTGAAGAGGTTCGGAGAGCCTGTCGATATTGCATATCTGGTGTACTTCCTTATTTCGGGGTACGGAACATATATAACAGGGGAGGTGATAAACGTTAACGGCGGTTTGTATATGTAA
- a CDS encoding acyl carrier protein: protein MTVTEKVKKMIVDQLGVSESEVMPEAKFIDDLGADSLDIVELIMALEDEYGIEIPDEDAEKIETVGDAIRYIEEHMTEKK from the coding sequence ATGACAGTCACTGAAAAGGTAAAAAAGATGATCGTGGACCAGCTTGGGGTTAGCGAATCTGAGGTAATGCCTGAGGCGAAGTTTATCGATGACCTTGGGGCAGATTCACTCGATATCGTAGAACTTATTATGGCCCTTGAAGATGAATATGGTATTGAGATCCCCGACGAAGACGCAGAGAAGATCGAGACCGTGGGGGATGCGATACGGTACATTGAAGAACACATGACTGAGAAAAAATAG